In Aythya fuligula isolate bAytFul2 chromosome 25, bAytFul2.pri, whole genome shotgun sequence, the DNA window ATGGACAgagggacagacggacaggggggtgtcctggtttcagttagaacagaattaattttcttcctagtagctggtggaatgctgtgttttggcttaggatgagaagagtgctgataacaccccgatgttttagttgttgcagagcagtgcttataccaagccaaggacatctcagcctttcgctctgtcctgccaacaggcaggctgggggtgcagtaagagctgggaggggacagacccaggacaggtgacccaaactagccaaaggggtattccatagcatctggggtcatgctaaacaatacataggggtggctagctgggggagggggccggactgctcggggttaggctgggcatcggtcagcgggtgctgagcaattgcattgtgcatcacttgtttgtacatattattattactttcctattatcaccattgtatcattattattattattgttgttattattttgttattattattttcctgtcttattaaactgtctttatctcaactcacgggctccactttccatttctctcccccgtcccagagagggaggggggagggtgagcgaatggctgcgtggtgtttagctgccggccgggttaaaccacgacaaggGGTCAGCCCCACACGGCACCTCCTGGGCCCCCCGTCCCCCAGTGGCACCGGGTGCCCCTCACCTGCAGCGCTCGCCGTAACCGCAGGCCCCGCTCTGGAAGTAGCGGCACCGCGGGGCCGATTTGGGGTCATGGGAGAAGCGGCAGCTGCGGCCCCACCGGCAAAATCCGCGGGCAAAATTCCTgcaaattgggaaaaaaaactaCGTGGCCAAGGGCTGGGGCCAGCCCTGGTTACCCCAAAAGCcaggggctgggcacagccccctccaggtgctggctgtgcctggATGTGGCCAGGTTTTCCCATCCGGCTAATTATCTCCTGGctaattgcaaagcaaacagagcccaggggctgggctggggctgagcagctgctgctcaagCCCGGGGGctctcctggggggggggggatgagggcagagggggctggggcaggcccCCAGGAggggcagaaggcagcagcagctcttggtgCGGGGCTGGCGGGGAGGGGGGTGCCTGGCCAGGACCCCCAGCTCAAGGGGACCCCCCCAGCGCTGCCCTCTCCAGCCCCACAACTTCTGGGGGAGACGGCAGGGGGATGCTCAGTGCTGTCACAAACCTCTCTCTGCCACCCCCCTTGAGGGTCCCACAGCCCATCTCCCCCCAGAGCCCTTCCCGCAGCCCCCTCACCCAGCCCTACCTGCACAGGGGTCTCGGGGAGCCCCCCCGGGCCCTTAACACCCCCGATGCTGAGCCTGCCTCCATCTCCTCTGGCTGCCTGTAGGGCCATGACCCTCCCGGGGGTATTTATGGCTTTGGTGGGGTGGGCACACCCCTTCCCACCTGAGCAACCCTCACCTTAATCAGCTTaacccctgccctgctgctcctaGCACTGTCAGGAGGCTGGGTGGGGGGGGTCCTGTCCCCGCGGGGACCCCAAGCAGAGCCCGGTTCCCACCCGCACCCCTCGATTTGGGGCCCCCCAGGGActggcagaggagagggggtgcagggggcagTGCCAGCaacccccagcccctgggctggAAACCCCCATCCCGATGGCTCGAGAGGAATCCCACAAAGAAGGGCCGGCCGCTCAGAGGTTCTTAAATATTTAGTTGCGATTTATTTAAAGTCAAGTCAGTTCGTGGGCactatttatattattaaaaacacttgGAGGCTTGTACTTCTagcaaaaatatacatttcagtTTGAGGGTTGGTACGctgccggggaggggggaagaggaaaaagctcCCCAGGTAAGGGGCACGCGAGCCCCGGGTGCCACCGGGGGGAGGTTTGGGGCCAAATCCCCCAGGTTGGGTGCAGCGTGCGTCTGCGGTGCCTTCCCCAGAGGACTTCAAAGTGCTTTAGAAATTTAGGTCATTCCTAACTCCCCCGCGAGGTAGGGACACGGGAAGGGGCCGGGCGGGCTGCGGGCAGGGAAACCGAGGCACGGTGAGGAGCCCGAGGGCAGCGGCAGGGGTTtgggagctgccagccctgcggCGCTCCAAAGGGATTATTGCACCAGGGAAAGCCACTACCCTGAAGAGGAGGAACACAAAACCCATTAATCCGCTCTCGTGTCCCCCCTGTGGGATTATCGGTGTTTGAATAAGGCTGCTGGGGAcgcagggatgctgcaggcagcacccagcttCGCAGGGCACCCAGCCCGCTCCTGGGGGGCACCCACACCGGGTCCCATCCCGGGCACGGGCAGCACCGCAGCATTTTGCTTCACCTGTGTCACGGAGCGAGGTGAAGCCCCGGAGCTGCTCGGGGCTTGGGCAGGGCACGGAGCCTGAAGCTGCCCCCTCCTCGCTCAGGGGAACTTCCCCGGCACGGCGCCCTGCGAGCAGCCGCCCTCTCCCTCGCCTTTGAGGAATACTTTGAGGCATTTAGACCAGGGGTCACAGCTGCAAGGCTCCTTGCAACCAGGGCACTTGTTAATCCTCGTATTTCCCCTCGGAGCAGAGGGCAGGTGACAGCGTggctcccttccccagcaggggaaactgaggcacggccATTAAGAGGGGCCGAAGGCCACCCAATTAGGCAGCAGCAACaccaggctgggctgcagccagctcctgctctccccaACGCTGCTGTTCCCCAACTTGAAGCCTTCCAGGCTGGTCCCACAGCCTGGACAGAGTGGGATCATCAGATCTGAGCCCTTTGTGGCACCCTCCTGCCCCGTGTTCCCTTCCCCTGTCCCAGTAGATGTCCCCTcgctgtgctgggctctgcggGCTGGCCGTGACTTTCCcggtgctggtgctgccggAGGCTTTGCTCGCTCTGGTGTTTGCAGGGATCCCGGTGcctctgccccacagccccagcttgggaagggagctgcaggaccAGGCATGAgccccgctgcctcctcccagccttgCACAGCCCCAGACCTGGCCCCGTGCAGACAATTTTGGAGCTTCGGTCTGCACAGAACGGCCTGGGGAAGTAAAGAGACCTTGGCCTCTGCTCCACAGGTGGATTTTTGTGAGTCAaacccttccctcccttctccacATCCCACCCTCCTCACACGGAGCTGCCGAGGGGCAGGTTCCTCTGGAGCGGGGGCGCTGGGGGCACAGTGAGGGCGCTGCAGCTGCAGGTGTGTGTGAGGACAGCTGTACCCGTCTTCAAAtactctgtgtttttttttttctttgggaaaagagagaaacttCCTTTTTGTGACACTGCCCTAGACTTCACGGCTCAGGCCCACATCTTCGGAgtgcaatacaaaaaaaaaaagacaaccgAGGCACGCTctaagtgctgctgctggccctgctcggTGACCTCTGGACAACCagagcagccccgctgcccccaggcTGCCGCAGGAACCCCGCTGCCCACGCCGTGCGAACCGCCCGGCCGCTGCAGGGCCCcggggagcagctgaggagcagggctgtAGTAACGGAAACGGTGGCTTAGGGTTTGCCTCTGAATTTGTTAGTGTGTGTTAAAGGAAGCCCCGGCCGGCCAGGTGGCGGCTGCAAAATCTTACGGCGTCCTGCCCTGTGTACCGTACGGTGGGGTCGTGTAGAAAAAGAGTTTCCCGTAGAAGGAACGGAAGACACCACGGGGAaaggttttctttgtgtttgtacaAAGAGTCCCACCGGGAATCCATGGCTTCATTCTCATAAATAACAGGTCCTTAGTACATGTCCTTGTAGATCTCCTGAAGGAGAGGGTGCAGGGAGGTCTCGGTCTCCGTCTTCTTGATCTTCTGCACCAGCTGGGCGTGCTCCGTCACCAGCTGCCGCAGGTCGGccatcttctgcagcagcttggGGAAGAGGTACTGGGCGTCGGGGTGGTTGGACTGCAGGTGGAACTCCAGCGCCCGCAGGATGTTGTCCTGGATCTCCTCCACCTGCTTCACGTTCATCAGGCCAGGACGGTCTGCGGGGAAGAAGCACGGCAGCGGGGCGTTACGGGGTGGCCCTCCGAAGCACGGGCTGCTCCTGGAGGTGTGGAGATGGAAAACCCTCCCACCACGGGGACTCCAGCCTGGTCAATGGGACAAGGGGAAAAACACGTGCCCTCGGAGCACGTGTCCCACAGCAGCCTGTGAGAAAGGGATGACGCCAGGTCCCAGCGTGCCTGGCATCACTGCCGCGGAGAATCTCTGATGTCAGAACTATTCAGCTCTTCTCCTGCTCCCCTAGGACACCCCTGGCTGATCTAAGCCAGCAAAACCCTTGCTGAAGCTGAaacccagccctccccagcctcctcctgacTCCCGCAGGGCCGAGAGCAGCCGCTCACCTCCACACAGGATAATGGCAGCCACAAACAGAGACAGGTCACTGTCATCCAGCTCCAGCGCGTTGAACTTCACAGCAAACTCGAATTTGGGCTCCATGATCTCGTTGAAGGGCTTGCGCAGGCTGCGCAGGAACTCGCGGGTCACAAAGCCGTTCCCGttggccaccagcagcccgTCCTTGTTCATGATAGAGGCCAGCATGGCGAAGATGGCCTCGTGCACCCCGTACTTCAGCAAAGTCACTTGGTCGTTCAAGTAGAGGCCGACGAAGCTGGGGATGCTCTTGGCGAACTCGGTGAGCTCCCGCACGGTCTCCACCGTGGTGCACTGGCAGCGGTAGAAGACGTGCACCCCGATCTCCTTGTAGGGGGGAATCCCATTCACCAGCTGCTTCCACACCAGCCCCTTCTCTGCTTGCCACAGGGTGTCCATGTCATGGATCACGAAAGGCTGCTTGAAAGAGAAGCAAGCGGTCAGGAACCTGCCACAGGGACCTGAGCACACACACACGAGTGTGTAAAGCAGTGAGCGCAGGGCGTGTGGAGCCCAcggagctgcagctgggaagtGGTGCACGTGCAATAGCGACAGCAGGAGCGAGGTGCACGTCCTCGCCCAGAGAAGAGCCCCCCTGCGccggctgcagccagccccgtTTGCCCTGGGAGGGAACTTactggggtgctgctggccttccCGGTCAAGATACCTCTCGCCTTCTTTTTGGTCATGTTGAAGTTTTTCAGGTAGGCGTTGTAGATGTGCTTGGAGAAAGCTTTCAGGTCGGCCACCTGTGGGTTCTGGCAGCTGATCTCGCTCGCCGTCAGCCCCGCCAccagcttcctcttctctgccTCCGGCATGCGGCCGAAGCGGATCGCTGCGAGGAGCAAAACAGtgagccccccagcacagccccacagctcccatCCCTGCTCATCTGGGTTCTCTCGCAAGCCCCGCTTCTTCTTCCTACATAAACACTTTGGCTTGGCCAGGAACGGGATGGTGACGCCTCAGGTTTAAAGATCCCAGCACAGGAAAGCGACCTGTGTGCACAGCGCCTGCCGGGCCAACCTGGAGGGAAGAGCCCCGTGCCACCAGCCCGCCTGTGCGGCAGGAACAAAGAGCCCCTTCTCGTAGGGAAGGAATGAATGCAAGAGACAAAGACCAGAAGCTTTGGGCTTCAAAGAAGATGATTCCTTGGCAAAAAAAGAGCCACGGGATAAAGTGAGCTCCATCTGGCCTCCCCATGTGAGTCCCTGGGAGGGGGCTCCGCTCACGGGGCCGACGGCCCCACGGCACCCCAGGGGACAAGGGTGGCACTCACCGTTATGTGACATGCCCAGCGAGAGGCACTTCTGGAAGCGGCAGTACTGGCACTTGTTCCTGTTCTTCTTCTGAATCTTGCAGCTCCGCTCACACTTCTCGTACTCCAGCTTCATGCGGATTGTCCGGCGGAAGAAGCCCTGAGAGCAGGCAGCGCACGGGGGGGACCCGGAGCAGGGGGAACAAGGGAACAGCAGCGTTAGCACCCGCATTTTGGGACTGGGCTCATTTCTGATCCCCAGCAGCCTCACAGAGGCTCAGCCCCCTCACCCCCCACGGGGTATTTTCAGCACGAGCAGAGCCTCAAGGCCACGAGGAGAGGTGGGAGAAGGGAGCTGGGTGTGTGATACTGcgggcagccagcagggagggatggaggagcGGGCTGTGGGAATGCCTGGCAGGGCCTTGCTGCTAACCCAGCCCCGCTGGCATCTGCTGGGGGGGCGAAGGAATTTCAGAGGCGCAGCCAAGCTGCGGCCAGCGGTCCCAGGGGACGAGCACGCTGCTGGtttgcagcacagccagcatcttgaaaagcaaaaccagagtCCCCAGGCGGGCAGGAGGCTTTGCCTTACAAAGTAAAGCGCGACGCAGAGAGGTTTGGGTCACACACATCTCAGCTGCCTCCTTCAGGACAGTGTTGGTGTGCCTGCCTGTAGGTTCTCCAGGcaggttgtggttttttttagtCATTTCATCCTCCATCCCTGCTTTGCTGTGGCCCTGCTTGCCCAAAGAGCCAGCTCGCTGCCCGGGCTCTCAGCTCTGCTTGCTGTTGCCGAACGCAGCCCCTGCAGGGCGGACGCACCTTGCAGCCCTCGCAGGCGTGCACGCCGTAGTGGAAGCCCGAGGCTTTGTCCCCGCAGACCCTGCACTCCACGTTCAGCGCCCCCGAGGCCGCCTCCTCGCAGCCCATCTGCAGTTGGTCCgacagggagggagaggagctctgcgAAAGGTCTGCAAAAACACGAGGGGAGGCATCGTGTTGTGTAGTCACCACAAGCACAGCGTCGCATCTAACCCCGTGGCTGGAGGGACTTCCAGCACTTCCCAGGCTGTCACTCGGGCAGTTAACCTCTGAGATCAGGCACTGGCCACAGGCTGATGCCCTGTACAGAGCCAAGCGTTCCCAGCAGCTAAGAGCCTCCCCATCAGCTCTGATTTCTCCCTCTGGCATTCATGTTCAGGCAGCGAAATCCTACCAGCAGATTTGCCAGGCAgctggcacggggctggcacAGGAACAACAACGCTTCTCTCCCGGCTCCTACGAGCAGTTTGCACCCAGGATTTCCAGGGAAGGTTCTCAGGCACCCCGGGAGCCCTCCCCTCGCCCCCATGCACCCTCCGGGGCACAACCTTCCCCTCCTGGCCTtgctgccacctcccagcctgctgccagtGGCTGTGTGGTGACCgcagagaaagaaatacttCTCCGTAACTTGGCTCTCCatgaattatttcataaattaaacCAAGCCAAGCCCCGTTCCCATGCAGACCCGGTGCCCTTTGCCTTGAGCACGCTGTCTGGAGGACGTGGCTGCAGCCTGGATGCCCCCGGGGCTCCACTCACCTGTGTAGCTGCTCGAAGGCAGCGAGCTGTCTGGTCCTGCGCTTGGGTCTGAGGCTCCGCTGGCCACCATCactgcctcttcctcttcctcctcctcttccctgaCCTCAGGTACTTCCTCCTGTGGTTGT includes these proteins:
- the PPARD gene encoding peroxisome proliferator-activated receptor delta isoform X1; protein product: MEQPQEEVPEVREEEEEEEEAVMVASGASDPSAGPDSSLPSSSYTDLSQSSSPSLSDQLQMGCEEAASGALNVECRVCGDKASGFHYGVHACEGCKGFFRRTIRMKLEYEKCERSCKIQKKNRNKCQYCRFQKCLSLGMSHNAIRFGRMPEAEKRKLVAGLTASEISCQNPQVADLKAFSKHIYNAYLKNFNMTKKKARGILTGKASSTPQPFVIHDMDTLWQAEKGLVWKQLVNGIPPYKEIGVHVFYRCQCTTVETVRELTEFAKSIPSFVGLYLNDQVTLLKYGVHEAIFAMLASIMNKDGLLVANGNGFVTREFLRSLRKPFNEIMEPKFEFAVKFNALELDDSDLSLFVAAIILCGDRPGLMNVKQVEEIQDNILRALEFHLQSNHPDAQYLFPKLLQKMADLRQLVTEHAQLVQKIKKTETETSLHPLLQEIYKDMY
- the PPARD gene encoding peroxisome proliferator-activated receptor delta isoform X2, which encodes MEQPQEEVPEVREEEEEEEEAVMVASGASDPSAGPDSSLPSSSYTDLSQSSSPSLSDQLQMGCEEAASGALNVECRVCGDKASGFHYGVHACEGCKGFFRRTIRMKLEYEKCERSCKIQKKNRNKCQYCRFQKCLSLGMSHNAIRFGRMPEAEKRKLVAGLTASEISCQNPQVADLKAFSKHIYNAYLKNFNMTKKKARGILTGKASSTPPFVIHDMDTLWQAEKGLVWKQLVNGIPPYKEIGVHVFYRCQCTTVETVRELTEFAKSIPSFVGLYLNDQVTLLKYGVHEAIFAMLASIMNKDGLLVANGNGFVTREFLRSLRKPFNEIMEPKFEFAVKFNALELDDSDLSLFVAAIILCGDRPGLMNVKQVEEIQDNILRALEFHLQSNHPDAQYLFPKLLQKMADLRQLVTEHAQLVQKIKKTETETSLHPLLQEIYKDMY